The DNA window GGGAGGTGCGGGCCACCTTGCTGCCGTTGCTGCTGCCACCGCCGTtgctgccgccaccgccgccgttGCCGTTGGCGGCTCCGCGGCCGCTGTTCTTCATCTTGGTGGAGCCGAACTTGGTGGCGGCGAAGGTGGCCGTGGTGAAGGTGAGGGGCTGGGTGGAGCGCGGCAGGAAGGAGGGGCTGACGGCGGCCGAGGACTGGCCGAAGGGCGGCGAGGGCGAGCTGGACTCGGaggagccgccgccgccgccgccacccatGCCGCTGCCCACCGGGTCGCTGATGGGCATGAAGACCTGCGCCTCGGGGTTGAAGCTGTTCTTGATCTCCTTGTCCAGCTCGGAGCCGTTCTCCGTGTTGTCGTCCACGTAGAGCACCTTGACGGGGCCCTTCTCGCCGATCTGGTAGGACACCTCGAACGGGTCGATCCACACGCTCAGGTCCTGCGGCAGGTTATTCCGCACGTCGTCGATGTCCAGGCCGCTCTCCTTGGCCGCCTGCTCCACCACGGGGTCTACCTTCTCCCCGATATGGATGCACCTGAATCCCGAGCCTTTGTATGGCTTGTCTGGGTACCAGTGGCCCTCATACTTTTTCTTCAACTGCCTCTCGAGTTCCTCGCCAAAGATGTTCACGCGGCGGCGCGGGAGTTTGTTGTACAGGTAGGATATTATGAAGTTGAGGGCTACTTGGATTTCAAGCTGCATAACTGCTTCACGGTTGCGGGTGGTCGCTCGGGTCGTCCTAGTCGTAGAGTTGCTCTAGCAGAGTGTGAAAGCTCCAAGGCAGCGATGGAGAGTCGGGGTCGAGTGGAGTGAAAAGTGCTGGTGACGATGAAAATGTCTGTTCCTCAGGGAAGTAGTCTTCTGGATCCTTGagtggaggaaaggagaagcAAAATATTTAAAATTGAGTGACGTCCAAATGCATGGCttggcttttctttttttggccgTAAGGAACAGCCTGAGGGCTTCCCAACAGACAAAAACATTAGCTGGTGAAATGTGCATTCCACTAAGGCTGGTAGAGCTATGCTGTTTGTGGAAGGTTACATGGGACTGAACAAACCAATAGGATGGgctaaaaataaacacatgtAACTGATCTAACCGAAGGGAACTCCTTACATTACTGTGGCATGCATAAGCTACCAGGGATGCTGTATGAAATTAGTCTATGTTACAGTAATCCTTAATGTCCCGTCCACGTGACCGTGAACGAAAGCCCTACAGGCAGCTCTTCCCCATCAAAATAAACACCCTGAGGTCCTGATGTATCAAAAATATCTTGCGTAGGAACGCTCCAATAGAGAGACAGCATTTCACGGTTGGAGAATCTACATTCTGATTGGTATTccaactgtatgacaacagaaGATAAATCGCTTACATAATCTGCATTCAGCACTCGTCACAAACTTCTCCACGGAAAACGCCTTTCCTCAATGGAAATGTAGAGCATTAAACTCACTGCGACACACAAGATATTGCGCAATAGATTATCTCCTTTCCCTTCTAGGCAGCGACCAATAGCGGGCGTTCTACGTTGGCCAGGACGCAATTAGCCAACCTATCTGTAATTAGTTTATGACGAAGTGACTCAGCTTGTGTTTGCTAGATGACCTGAAGATGACTTCATGCCACAAGATAGACACCAGACTAGTCCAGACATGCAACGCCTTTGTGTGTGCCATCTCgtgtaaaataaaaataatgtaAGCCCCGTGCAATTTGCAACTTTGAAGCCAACCGGATCGTCGACATCCATTCTGACCGCTATGTTGGGTGCAAGCATTTGATTATGTGAGGAGTTTTATGGGCAACGGTGGTTTTCGTTAAAAACGCATTTTGATCCACTTGAAATACTTCATAAACATACAGCTAAGAGCTACTTCACACCAGCCACGTAATGTGCATCGCTGTCTAACGTTTAGTACCGACTTGCCCAATGTTAGCTGGCTGCAAACCTCGCAAGCTCACGTTGAATGAATACAAATAGGCTGTGCTGGTCAGCAGTGTTATCCAAAGAGCGTCTCACGACAACACTCCACGAGCTGTTGACTAAAGGAAGCGACAGTTTCTAACATTAACGGATTTCGAAGACATTGTGTGTGGGTCAGCGAAATCAGACTCCAAGACTAGACAACAAAATGCTTGTTGACGTATTAGCTCCGTCAGCTAACGCTAACTACCCGTCAGCTGACTAGATTGCACATTGGAGAGGTTGAGCCAAGTGGACGAAAAGACAGAACAGCAGGTTTGTATTAAATCTACACTGGTTAAGACAAGATACTGCACTGGTAAACTCTGGTAATAATAGCTTACTATCAAATTCTGACGTTAGCTGGCACCTTCTTCTAACCCAAAAGCTATTTATCAAACCTAGCTGGACAGCTGCATAGAAAACAAACGTTTGCCTATGCCATCTCTGTTTCCACGTAACGTTAGATAGCGATAGCATATCATGAGCCAAATGGCTCTTGACAAGTTGACTTGATAAACACTTGCATCACGTATAACCTGATTAGAAATGTAACTGATGTCAATAACGTAAAGGTTACTTACATTCAAGGTGGCGTCTCGGGAATTCTGGAAACACCTCGACGATTCACTGACTGTCGTCAAAAAGATAAACTAAACAATTCTTTCAATTCGAAAAAAAAGTTTAGCTGGGTAGTGTGTTCCAGTTAGATCAGATGATTATTGGCGACTTTTCCCCAAAGTGGTAGGGATATTGTGTCTTCGCAAGTCACTCCACTCCCGTCTGCCTGGGAGTTTTTACAACTCTGTCCTAGCTTGTAGGGCTTGACTTCAATATATAGTACTCCTCCGCCACGGACACAGCTGAGGCGGTGATGCGGTTCTCGGAGGTCAACAAACCACAGACTCACATGATTGGACACGATTGGGCTGTCGTCACATGTTTCACACTAAAATTCGCATCACCATTGGCTATTTGTAAGAGCCAATCAACAATGGATCTGGACACGGGTCTTTCGTGCAGTTAGTGCCAGCAAAATTTCAATGTGATAAGCAGGTTCATGAATTTTCCAATGtttcaaaaacattttattgtggcAGTCAACACATCGTAAGAATACATCTTATTGCGTCTATACCTGATTGATGAAACTCCATACAGTAAGCCCTAACAGATGTAAAACACTCATGACACGGTATTTATCAATTTCCTAGTTATTTTGCAGTTGCATTGTTATCTTAGAAGGGAAGGCAAAAAACGGTGAACAACACAAAGCATATATTGACAGCACAATGCGATCAATTGAGTGACAatgacagaaaacagaaaagtaTTTCGGCGGAGTAACACTGGTGATTTGCGGTAATGGAAGTGCTCCGTCTGTGTGTTCCTCGCTGGTATAAAGCAGGCTGCCCATTGGTGGAGGCATGCCGATGACATCTTGATAGGTAGTCTTGCTGTGACTCGGTAGGGGCCTTGTTTGTACACGCCCCCCTCTTGACAGTTTAAAGGTATAATGGCATTTAACATTTTCAATAACTCTCTTTAGGGTCTTAATAGATGTATTTTGTGAATCACATTATTGCATTACCACCAAATATGTCATTTGAAAGCATAAGTTTCATAAGTCTTAGAAACAAGTTGTACACTTATTACCATCATTCACTGTGAATGATTGACCACTTTATGTTTCAAACTTTCATCGCCTATTGTTATCTTATAGGCCTAGTAGAGAAATTGTGGGAACTATTTTGAATGAAACTCTGAGATGCtcttgaaaatgcctatatagTGTGCCACCATCAGCTCCAGACACCAGTAGCGTAGCCTACCAGTGTGAGATGTGCCATTGAGCATGGCTTAAGGGAAAACCTGAGTCTGTGGCTTTTGACGTCAAGCATTGTGTGCTACCTAACATAGATCTTCTATGTATGGACAATAGGCTGCATGAATTATCTAGCAGCTTTTGAAGAAAGGGCATTTAGAGAGGCAAAactgagagagggaatgtgtagCATCTATTTCAGAAACAGGTTTGGCTGTCAGACTATTGTGacaaacatgcaatcaaaatgTGGCATTTGAGTTCTCATCTCTGCTCAACACGATTTCTCTGTTTTTCAGGTCGGTTAGCACTCCAGCATTTCAGAATACCCTGGACAAAAGCACAGGAATGACATGCACTTCCTCCCAGGCTCCCACCACGACACGGTCACGTTTTGACTTTAGAACGTCCTCGGGTTCTGCGTGGCAGGAATACAACAATGTTGGGCAGAGTGAACTCCTGGATGTTGTCATACGTGTTAAAGGCATTTTTTGCTGATGCGGGAGGAACATTGAGAGTGCAGCTCAAGTGTTGGTGGCGTGCCAAGTCATGATCACTCTTCCCCGGGTCATTATGGCTGCCAGCTCAGGGGCAGGAGTGACTCTTGTTGAAGGATTTGTTCCGTTATTTGGTGCTGCATGGGACACATGCCACTGACAGGCAGCCCAGGGAGGAATTCTGTCCTGCTAGCCATGCAGTGCATTACTCTGATGTATTTAGAATGGCTAATGGCTAATGGCCATCCATGTGCTGTGACTTTAGGTGCGTGGAGTCCTACTGCCTGGGCATAAACCTTTCATGTTTTGCTGCTCATTTCACCAGTTAGAAGTCACTTtagaacattttaaaaagcttaTACTCATCTGGTCACCTAGCCAAGCTGTGGGTTAAGCTGTTTTAGATGACATTTAAATACTGTGGGATGAGGGCTTTTGACAGGCCACTGACAGAGCCAAACACATTTACGCCCCACGCAAAGGCTGTTAATGATTTCCTGATGAAGACTAATGTTTATTGCCCAGCGTGCTAATGTGTAAGGGAAGCAACTAAACACAGAGTGTCAGTACTAAGAAGAAAGCATGTTCCGGATTGTTTTTCAGTATAAAGGCAATAGAGGCAATGATGTTTCCAGCCACAGCAAATAGCACAGACATGTTTTTCCTACCATAGACTTTCTTTTCCTGTAGAAAAAGATTATCAGCCCATGTCTTCATCTCTCATGGCAATACTTATTGTATAATGACTTGTAAGCTTATATGCACACACTGCTAACTCATGCTACTTAAGACCTttgagtgtacagtacacacaagatGTATGACGACTTTCAAAGTAAGCCTAATTCAGAGCACATAATCAGCACCATTAGAGGTGATTTTTCTCGAAAACATTCTAAAATGCATTAAATACGTTGTGCTAATGCCAGACGCCAACAGCAGCCACGCAGGATATTATGCTCATTGCTCAGTAATTACGTAAAATAATGGCTTTTAACCATGAATGGGTATCCGGGAAACTAAAAGATTGATTGCCTTTTTAACTTCCTGGCCATTTTAAGATATGTATTGGCCCAAGTAGTGTGCAAAAACATTTTGCACAAGGATTCTATCAATAACTTTCACTGACTGACCCCACTAATGTACTTTACTTATGATGACTTTACTTATGAAGATAGAGGCGAGACAGGGAGATTAGACTAAGGGAGGATTGAGTTAATAAGTATTCATTCTCAAATCCTCATCTATAAAACACCAATCTAATCATTATGGCATCCGACATGTTTTCAGTGTTCCAGTTTATAATCCAAATATTCTGTGTAAGCATGCCGATAAGATGTATTGGCCAGCGCTTTGGCCTTGAGCCTGAGTGTTTGGCTTATCGTGCAGACTGAATGGAAATGTTTTATCGCTCCATTCATTTTTAGTTTGGCCTGGTTTTCCATGGAAATTGTAATTCAAATTTCACATGACCTTCTCTGATAGCTGTGGTTATTCAGATGAGCCATCACGATGTCTCTTAAAtcgaaccaaaaaaaaaaacaaaaaaaaacaatcctaaGTGAACCCAAATTATGAATAATTTTCATctggagagagatgcagagtgtATTTCTGGAGGTAAATAAATCAGATTGAATCTAACCACACTGTAAATCACAGAGGATTATGTTTTTGCAGAGAAAAATCTGGCCGGACTGTGAGAAGTCCCATCATTACTAACCTACaggagcaggctgtgtgtggatTGCGTCCAGTGCAGATGTTGACTAATGACGAGGATTAAAGGGGGTTTGGGACTCGTTCTctctcacatccacacatcccTGCCAACAGCACAGAATGCCAtcaatacacccccccccccctcactctcagtCCTTGCAagtgtctacacacacatactgctttAATGCCTACTCAGGCCTTGAATATGTTGTGAAATAGAGAtagaggggaaagtgtgtgtgtgtgtgtgtgtgtgtgtgtgtgtgtgtacacacgtgtgtgcacgcgtgtgtgtgtgtgtgtgtgtgtgtgtggtagtgtgtgtgcactccccCTATGTCTGTGTCTTGACATAGTATTTTCTGTATCGCAGGCAAACTATTTGTCTTTTGTTATTTACGTCTTCTTGatttgtgtgcctctgtgttcgTCTGGCtgtagaccctttcaactgcatgAGCAAACATGTGCATTCCTAATGTATTTCCagtggcacagaaaacaacattgagctGATGGTAACTTTGGGGGGACAAAAAAAGTCGACATTTTCTAGAACATTAGtctgattcattttcatttcaaagtatctgcatTGGTTTTGAACGTTTCAACCAGAAAATCTCTGagaacagattgaaagggtctataaggACGAGGTCCAAGTCGGTTAATGGCATTCTGATCTTAACAGCACCTCAGAAAATGAACACAGCTCTATTATGGGCGAAATTAATTGGAACTCGTTTAACTTTGGTGTTGAGTTTCCTCTACCtctcataatgtgtgtgtgtgtgtgtgtgtgtgtgtgtgtgcgcgcatgcgtgcatacgtgtgtgtgtgtgtgtgtgtgtgtgtgtgtatgtgtgtatgtgtgtgtgtgtgtgtgtgtgtgtgtatgtgtgtgtgtgtgtatgtgtgtgtgtgtgtgtgtgtgtaagacgaAAGACACACGCGTAAGACTGAAGCTAAAACGAGGATGGAAAAGCTGTCTGTTATCATTCCCAGTTGTCTGCTATGCAATATAGTAAATGTCACCGCCAACCGCTCTGGTATAATATTCAACTCCATTTTCGTCACCCAGATAGCTGAAAGGGCCTCAAGGATTACGAAGTACGCATAGTCTGTTCATCCAGAGCGGGGTAATGTCTTATGCACGGTAGTGCTGCAGCGCACTGCAGGAGACCAAAAGAGAGCATaaatgactgagtgagtgagtgagtgagtgtgtgagttagagagaaggagagaggactgTATGTTCTTGAGGCACATGATGTAACGTCTTCATATGAGCCCTACTTTCTCTGTGCCCATTGAGACGCCATAGTTAGTAGGGGTGAGAGGGGCATTTGGTGGCCAGGAAGTGTCCGCTATTCATTAAAGCCCACAGAGTTACAGTAGTTAAGTGTTTCATATGCAGCATTACATCCGTGTCCTCTTGATTCTTGGGCCATGAATCATCTAATGGATTATATTAATACTAAACAGGATGTtactcatactgtagctcaatGCGACAACAAATACATTATCAAGAAATCTGTTGAAGAGATACTTCTAAAGCTTTCAAAGACCAACGTTGTCTTGTTagatacacacaaatacctTCATCATTTCTTGCAGTTTATTTgatcaattgaaaataaattatattGATATGAACTAGTTTAAGATGAAGGAGACAAATTATGAACACATTTCTTGAATGCCACGTGTATATATACACGTGGCATTCAAGAAatgtgtgcataatttgacaatTAATTTAATGTCACAGGATAAGCTAATAATTTGCCTATTCTGTGACATTAATAGCACATGTTAATAGCTGTATTGACAAGTTTATGTACTTTTCCcttttaaaatgcacatttgGTCAAATGTGAAGGGCTCCTCTGCATTTGCCACCGTATAAGATTGTGCTGATCATTGTGTATAAATGTGCTGGTGCTTGCTAATAAACTACTGTACAGAAGCCCTGTATGCAGATGTATAGGCTGGGCTGCACTCACTCAAGTGccaagtaacacacacacacacacataaatcaacCTCCGAACTCATCTTAATATGTAAACACGAGCTGGTTTGGTCATCTTTAATCAGAGGTGTCATATCAGTAGCGCTATCACCTGATAGCTTGATCTAGCTATCATTTCTATATGATGGGGGACATTAAGGGTGAGTGAATTCAACAGCAGCATGAATTTATTAAACTAGGTAAAGGTTTAGAGAAAATGTTAGTTACAATAATTTTGTATGGATGTCATCTATCAAGGGACATACCCCCAAACTCActcgcacacgcgcacgcacacgcacaccacacacacacacacacacacacacacacacacacacacacacacacacacacacacacacacacacacacacacacaaacaaacacacaaagcccTTAGCCCACATATAAACCTGTATGGAGAATCTGGCTATGTCCTCTACATAGTCAATCAAGAAAAGACATTTAATTATTGGTTGACTCTCTGCCAACATCACTCATTTTCTAATGTCAAATTGTGTGCTCAGAGCCACATATTCACCACACAGACTAGGTTGAGTATAattatgaaatgaaaaatgcaagATTCCTGATTTTAATATTCATGACAAGTGATGAATCTCTGCCTATGCACACACTTATTTGGATTTTCCTTGGGTTTATTGACTTTAACGGGAATACACATCCTGGTGTTGACTGCTGGGAGGTGGGCTGTTTTGAGTTGCTATAGACAGACGAGGACAACACCCATCTTGGAAAAGTGATCATGTCTGCACACTACTTGTCTTAATAGCCGATTATGTCTGCCAGTGCATCTTCATGGATGAACATATTTGCATTTACTTTTGCTAATCAGCACATACAAAGATGTAAATGTTTtatggaagaaaaagaaaacacaaaacagaaatgGTTCAAGACCGTCAATGATAATGTGGACCTTCAGATGGTGCTGGGTGGATTGAACGTCAACGTCAACGTCAACGCATCTGCAAGTCCTCATCGTTTTGAGATATCACACTGTGCACTTGTGAAACAGAAAACACTGTATGGTCAAAGCACAAGCTTGAAGAACAAAGCAAGCATACTAAGAAGCGGAAGACCAAACTGGGTGGTattgagatgtactgtaggcctacaccactCTCTCAAAAACACTTTAAAACCCCATGCTGTCAGAGTGCTCTGGTGCCAGGAAGAAGAACGCACTATGTGCAGGTCTGAAATCACCTGGATTTCAGTCTAGACGCTATTTGATGATGCAGGGTCTTCTCTCAGATACTGCTTTTCATCAAGCCAGCTGCTATTGAGTTGAAAGtcctgtttcagacacagcttGTCTTTATGTTATATATCATGAATGCAGCAACACAAAGAAAGCATACATTTAGCAAGCTGTCTCGCCCTTGCTTTCCAGCGCGGATTTCAGTGTAGCCATGGCAACTATTCTTCCACATCATCCACATCACCCAGGTCTCTCTTGTGCATAGTGATGGGTATAGGGCATAGGAAGCCTATATGTCGCTCTCACCTGGAGTCTTACTTATCACAATCATCACAAACACCCTAACGAGGCAATTCACCTATTTGTGTGATTTTACAGTGACAAAAAAAGCAAGTaagtaaacacataaacaaaggcAGTTAGAGAGGCGGACAAAGCACTGAGTTCTTTGGAGGAGTGCATTCTTGGAGACTTAATCACTGTTATTATTCTCAGCTGGGTTCACATATCAGAAAAACTGATCAATACGAGGGGAGTTGCGAGTCCCTGCCCGCATCCAAAAAAGGGGCTCCATTATGTTCGGCGAACAGAGTGGAACAGTGAGGTCTTTTGTGGTCGCACAGCAcacttccaccccccccccccccccccctcgtccaccaccaccaccacaactgaTCCACCAGGGCGATATTGCAGGCGTAATGAGATGGGCTGGGGCTGAATTTCGCTGacgggtgtgtgttgggggggggggggggggtgtttggtgCTGGGTGCAGTGGGGGAGATCACAGGAGAAAGGTGATAGGCTTAACAATTATGTGGAAAAAGCACAAAAACAAGAGGACTGAGTGACCTGCGCCAGTAGTAAAAGACTCTAAGTGCTGTACCtgcatgttattgtttgtgtttatttcccATTCCTCtgcaggaagttggtgttacaGTAGCTcttagagaggagaggtgggagggCGATTAGAGGGGCTTCCTTGGCCATGATTATTCCCAGAAACATCATTAAACCAAGCCATGGCTGCTCACTTTGAAGTGTTATTTGTCTACATGTGGCATTTCTTATTTGAACAATAGGGGAAAAAATATGCTAAACCAGTGGGTGTAGCTGCTACTCGACTCTGTGCTCAACAGCCAAACAGTAGTATTGGCCTCACACCAATTCCTTGTAATTGGTCACAGGCAAAAACTGCGGAGGTTTTCAGGGCAAGAGCAGGCTGAATTGGCTTTTTGAGTCAACACCTGCTGTACTTTTGCCGAGGCTCCGAGAGACCGGGTCGGCGTCGGACAAAAA is part of the Sardina pilchardus chromosome 22, fSarPil1.1, whole genome shotgun sequence genome and encodes:
- the tob1b gene encoding protein Tob1b, with translation MQLEIQVALNFIISYLYNKLPRRRVNIFGEELERQLKKKYEGHWYPDKPYKGSGFRCIHIGEKVDPVVEQAAKESGLDIDDVRNNLPQDLSVWIDPFEVSYQIGEKGPVKVLYVDDNTENGSELDKEIKNSFNPEAQVFMPISDPVGSGMGGGGGGGSSESSSPSPPFGQSSAAVSPSFLPRSTQPLTFTTATFAATKFGSTKMKNSGRGAANGNGGGGGSNGGGSSNGSKVARTSPTNLGLNVNSLLKQKAISTSMHSLYSLGLGTQQQQQQQKASALSPNAKEFVFPNLQGGAGGAFGGDNPLNLSPLQYNNAFDMFTAYGGLNDKSLMDGLNFSLSNMQYSNQQFQPVMAN